In Phaseolus vulgaris cultivar G19833 chromosome 3, P. vulgaris v2.0, whole genome shotgun sequence, the sequence TATCGGATAAAGAGTTATTTTTTAACATGATATATTATCGAACTatccataatatatattttcatgcAATAGTTATATTTTCATGCAATCgaactatttataatatatattttcatgcAATAGTTATATTTTCATGCAATAACGGATAAAGAGTTATTTTTTAACATGATATATTATCGGACTatccataatatatattttcatacaATAGTTATATTTTCATGCAATAATTGTTAAACTCGTAACCTTTCTTTATAAACTGATTTTTTCActaactgattttttttttcacattataAACTGAtactgttggagatcccacatcgactagagataaggacatttcataatatataaatgggtgcagacCTAAACCCTATgtgccggttttatggggttgagttaggcttaaagtccactctttcttaatagatactattttattttatgaagttgaattaaatttaaaatcttactttaaaaaaaaaatgaaaaaaatagaagtCTACTAGTGGCCAACTTGGCATAAATAAGCATAGAGATGGTAATATTTCATGTTGCGTGCTTCTTCATTTGAACAAATCTCTAATGTGATTAATTAACCTTGTTTATTTTGTCTTTACAGAGTACACTCTTCCCTGAAATGAAAGAagataataatattgaatatgCAGTGTTAAGCAGATTAGAGAGCTAAATAAGTGCAGTGATATGGCATATTTCTCACTGTGTTGTTACAATCACATTTCATATTTTGTATACTTGTACGTGAATCCACAAATTATGTTTGCCTATGTGTTTTTAGTAATGGACCATTATTATgcatattatgaaaatatatattatatctaattcttattagtatttttacacattattatattataaatagtttattaattaaatatagttaattgataattaattaaatatataaaatataaaaaactgaAACCTCTATATGAAAATGTACTCACCAAAAGCCGATTTCTAATTGAAAAATTCTCcgaatttataaattttatagttTCGAAATCGTCTGCTTAAACAACAATCTCTATGATAATACAATGATTGGGTTTATTCAGTAAATAAATTTTCAGTGTTgtttaagtaattattttttatttgagtttattctaggaaaaaaaatcagattttgTTTACGCCATTAATTGAATCAGTCACTTCATAAagtaacaaattaaaataattaaattgagCATGGCATGTACTATAAAATGCAAagtacattaaattttttttttatggttgtGAAATTCTCCTTGAGGTTTTGTTTCTATTCTAATAATGGTGGGTAGCAGAGTagaaaaatgaacaaatttgaaaatgaatataaattaaagaaaaataaatatataaaaaataattgaaaatgtataattaatttgattgatatgataaaataaaaaataatttaatataacaaagaagttttaaacaaattatattcaAGATAACAAATTaaagtatttttcaaaataacaaaatttcagttattttattttagttattatttattataatatatatatatatatatattaataaaaaagttataaacatTATAATATGTATATAAACATTTAAGTTATAAACATTTTAgttctttttcatttattttattttagatatttagttattactaatttttaaaatgataggataatagaaaattttattttgaagatcgttttgttttgtttttaaaatcaaGACGAAAGAAAtgaataatttgaaataattattgaatgatttttagaaaattatagtTTCACTACCATCAAATTCTAAGAGGTTCTTCTGTATGTGAAGAAAAGAGAAATTGGCAAAAGTAGATGAAAAAAAACTGGTTgggattaaatatttatttaatgtaaataattattcattaaCTACTCTTAATTATGTAATTAGGAATGCTATTAAGTTTATTAAGTTGTTTAAaaagattaatatttttaaatattacaattCAGAGCATATTCCAACACCATTTTCACAAGCCAAAATTTCATGGATGCTGAATTTCAAACCAAAATCATgtatgaaaacaaaataattacaaaatttgtaaaagcaaatatcaaaagagaaagaaattgGTCATGAGtcactttttttaataacaaaaacaaaaaatttcaataacttttttatttatgtgtttattatttatatctattaaaataaattacaaatttataccgATAATATAAATGTGTGAAtaataatatcttttatttaaattttaatattatatataaataataataataaaactatatatctatataaacactcttaaaaaaaacatttgtgtTTCCGATAATAATAAGGATGAAAGAGAATGTAGGAGTTATTTAtagatataatttttataaaaagaagaGAAGTGACACTATTTTGTAGACCCGTGACCCAATAATCTATGTTgtcaatataaaataaaattaaagtttggaATTGAGATTAATTAATTTCATTCATTACGAAAGTAAGTGAATCTCCACTTTATACGCATAATCAattctaatatatataaattattacacTCTTCtcacatattaattaatattttttatataattaattatacttaaagtataaaaagtttttcattcttttattcTTAACACGTAAAAgtagtaatatataaatataaatatagattTGCGTTTATAGAAACGGATAAGAGGAAGAAGGTTGAATGAAAAAGTGTGAAAAAAAGAAGCACTAGAAAGAAAGAGGTGTCTGGAGAGAAATAGATGTTCCAAATGTCGTTTCCATTTCCAATGTCGTTTCGAGTTTCTCTTTATACGCATAAACACAAACACTTCAACTGCACTTCCATTAATTCTTCTTAATGgattcttctctctctctccacacTTCACCTAACCACAATGCCTTCCAACAACCGCAACCGCCGCCGCAACCGCCACCACTCTTAGTTCCCAAATCCGAACCCTTCTGGTCCGCCTTAGACCACGACGATATCGGAGACGAACTTGACCTACTCACTGAGTTCAACCGAGTCACCGAGTTGTTCCACCTTGCATTCGGAGGCACCAATGCCGTCATTCCCCCCGACTCCTTCGGACCTCAGCCTGCTGCATGCTCCCACCTGCTTCCTTCTGCGGATGTCGATTCGGTGTTCCAGGAAGACCCGAATTCGTCCACCGCCGCCGAGAGTGACGCCTCGCGCGCGATCGTCCCCGTCGCGGACCTCACGGTGAGGTTGGCGCCGAGGCGGAAGCAGAGCCGGCAGAAGGAGCTGGTGCGGGTGATGGGTCTGTCGGTTAGGGAGGATGCGCAGCTGCGGGAGACGGTGAGGCGCACGCGCTTGGTGTACGACTCGCTGCGCGTGTATACCGCTGTGGAGGAGGAGAAGCGGGTGGCGGCCTTGGTGGCGACGAAGGCGGCTGCGGTGAAGGAGGAGGAGGGGACAGCGGTGGAGGGCAGGACGCGACGTCTCCGCGGGGACCTGCGAGCTGCTGGACTGATGCGGGAGCGTGGACTGTGGCTGCACCGCCAGCAGCGAATAGTTGGCGCCATTCCTGGGATTGTGGTCGGGGACGTGTTCCTTTTCAGGATGGAGTTGTGTGTGTTTGGGTTGCACGGTCAGATACAGGCTGGCATTGATTATCTTCCTGGAAGTATGAGCTCCTGCGGGGAGCCTATAGCCACCAGTGTGATTGTTTCTGGGGGTTATGAGGATGATTTGGATAATGGTGAGGTTATAATCTACACTGGGCAGGGAGGGCAGGAGAAGAATTCGTCTAGGCAGATTGCTGATCAGAAGTTGGAGTCAGGCAACCTTGCATTGGAGAGGAGTATGCATTATGGTGTTGAGGTGAGGGTTATTCGTGGGATGAGGTATGAGGGGAGTGCTTCTGCTTCTGGTAAGGTGTATGTGTATGATGGAGTGTATAAGATTGTTGATCACTGGTTTGATGTGGGGAGGTCTGGTTTTGGAGTTTACAAGTTTAAGCTTTGGAGGATTGAGGGGCAGCCTAAGATGGGAAGTGCTATTTTGAAGGAAGCTAGGACTATTAGGAGGAGTGAGGTGGATTCTAACACTCTGCATTGTCTTTCTGCTGATATGTCCAACAAGAAGGAGAAGGTTGCTGTTCGGCTTTTTAACGACATAGATGATTATCGGGATCCTCTTAACTATGAGTATCTTCCCAGGACTAGTTTTCCACAGTTTGTGTTTCATCAGAGTGGCCAAGCTACTGGTTGTAACTGTGTGGATGGTTGTGGGGATGGATGCTTTTGTGCTATGAAAAATGGGGGTGATTTTCCTTATACTCTTCAGGGGCATCTTGTGAAAGGGAAGCCTTTGATTTTTGAGTGTGGCCCTTTTTGTTCTTGTCCTCCTCATTGTCGGAATCGTCTTACGCAGAAGGGGTTGAAATATAGGTTGGAAGTGTTTAGGTCTCTGCAGACAGCTTGGGGGGTTAGGTCCTTGGACCTTATTCAAGCCGGTACTTTTATCTGCGAGTTTGCAGGGGTTGTTCTGACTAGGGAGCAGGCGCAACTCTTCGCAATGAATGGTGACTCTTCAATATATCCTAATCGGTTTTCAGAAAGATGGGCGGAATGGGGGGATTTGTCTCAAGTAGACCCTAAATATGTGCGTCCATCATATCCATCTATTCCTCCTCTAGATTTTTCTCTGGATGTGTCAACAATGAGGAATGTTGCTTGCTATATGAGCCACAGTTCAACTCCAAATGTTTTCGTTCAGTTTGTTCTGTATGATCACAACAATTTGATGTTCCCACATCTTATGCTATTTGCAATGGAGAATATCCCTCCCATGAGAGAGCTCAGCCTTGATTATGGTGTAGCTGATGAGTGGACAGGGAAGCTCTCTATATGTAACTGAATGGTTTGAAAAGGTTAATGCACTTCTAATATGTTGAAGCCAGTTTTGCGCATGGTTATCTGAGGTAAAGCCTAGTTCTATCATTCAACTTTATTGTGTTCACGATTATCTTCCTTTGGTTGCATCTTACTTTTCTCTCTGGTACTTTGTTCTGTCTCCAATGCAAACTCTGTGCCGTATGATGGTGAGTCATGGATGGACATAAAGGTGTTGTGATATTTCACATGTCTAGGTGTACTTTGGATGATGAAAAAATGTTGTAGCGAGGTTGATGATTGACTTCCTgtgttttgaatattttattgcAGTTTAATTTGCAAACATGGAGGGATTGATTCTTGTGGTGCTGAAGTTTATTTGATCAGGGAAAACTAATCTTATTTCTACATCAAGTTCTTTTTCAGGGAAGGGGCAAATATGAATTGAACCAGCTTGAATTTTCTGTTGTTATTTCCTTTACTATAGGGGATATCATACATGCTAGTAGTTACATAAACTAAAATAGGTGTCAGGAACTGAATAGTGGATAGGGATATTATATGTTAACTATTTAAGACGTCATAAATATTCTTTGAGGGTGGTTTAAACTTTTTCTTGTGGTTCTGTTCTTCATTCACATAAGTCTAAAGCTTCCATAGAATTGATATTGGGAAGATGTTGTGTATGTTTTGTTGCAACAGTCCACTATTTGCTTATCTATGGCATAATTTTATCCTTTATTCCCTGCTACCTTGTGACTTCAATTGTCAAAAACCCAAGCCTCCCCATCCTAATAATTTAGTATCCAATTTAATGATacaaaattaattgtttatagAGTGTTTCACCATAAACAAAGAGGATTGCTAGGTCATTAGTGTCTGTTGACTGGTGAGTGTAACTGTTTGTTTGGGTTGATGTCAGTGTGATAAAAGGATGGGAT encodes:
- the LOC137808643 gene encoding histone-lysine N-methyltransferase family member SUVH9-like, whose product is MDSSLSLHTSPNHNAFQQPQPPPQPPPLLVPKSEPFWSALDHDDIGDELDLLTEFNRVTELFHLAFGGTNAVIPPDSFGPQPAACSHLLPSADVDSVFQEDPNSSTAAESDASRAIVPVADLTVRLAPRRKQSRQKELVRVMGLSVREDAQLRETVRRTRLVYDSLRVYTAVEEEKRVAALVATKAAAVKEEEGTAVEGRTRRLRGDLRAAGLMRERGLWLHRQQRIVGAIPGIVVGDVFLFRMELCVFGLHGQIQAGIDYLPGSMSSCGEPIATSVIVSGGYEDDLDNGEVIIYTGQGGQEKNSSRQIADQKLESGNLALERSMHYGVEVRVIRGMRYEGSASASGKVYVYDGVYKIVDHWFDVGRSGFGVYKFKLWRIEGQPKMGSAILKEARTIRRSEVDSNTLHCLSADMSNKKEKVAVRLFNDIDDYRDPLNYEYLPRTSFPQFVFHQSGQATGCNCVDGCGDGCFCAMKNGGDFPYTLQGHLVKGKPLIFECGPFCSCPPHCRNRLTQKGLKYRLEVFRSLQTAWGVRSLDLIQAGTFICEFAGVVLTREQAQLFAMNGDSSIYPNRFSERWAEWGDLSQVDPKYVRPSYPSIPPLDFSLDVSTMRNVACYMSHSSTPNVFVQFVLYDHNNLMFPHLMLFAMENIPPMRELSLDYGVADEWTGKLSICN